One window of the Acaryochloris sp. CCMEE 5410 genome contains the following:
- a CDS encoding S-(hydroxymethyl)glutathione dehydrogenase/class III alcohol dehydrogenase, with the protein MKVKAAVAQAAGQPLSIETVDLEGPQAGEVLVEIKATGVCHTDAYTLSGADPEGLFPAILGHEGAGVVVEVGPEVKSLKPGDHVIPLYVPECRTCEYCLSGKTNLCQAIRSTQGKGVMPNGSSRFSLGNDSLFHYMGTSTFANYTVVPEISLAKIRKDAPFDKVCLIGCGVTTGIGAVINTAKVEPGANVVVFGLGGIGLNVIQAARLVGANMIVGVDLNPAKRPLAEKLGMTHFVNPKEVEGDLVPYLVDLTKGGADYSFECIGNVEVMRQALECCHKGWGESIIIGVAGAGQEISTRPFQLVTGRVWKGTAFGGAKGRTDVPKIVDWYMDGKIDIDSLVTHTMPLEKINDAFDLMHKGESIRSVINF; encoded by the coding sequence ATGAAGGTCAAAGCAGCGGTGGCCCAAGCAGCCGGACAGCCCCTCAGCATTGAGACCGTGGATTTAGAAGGCCCTCAAGCTGGGGAAGTCCTAGTAGAGATAAAGGCGACGGGGGTTTGCCATACCGATGCTTATACCTTGTCGGGTGCGGATCCAGAAGGATTGTTCCCTGCCATCCTGGGGCATGAAGGCGCAGGTGTGGTCGTTGAGGTGGGGCCTGAGGTTAAATCCCTTAAGCCTGGCGATCATGTGATTCCGCTCTATGTACCCGAGTGCCGAACCTGTGAATATTGCTTGAGTGGCAAAACCAACTTATGTCAGGCGATTCGCTCTACCCAGGGCAAAGGGGTGATGCCCAATGGCTCTAGCCGCTTTTCTTTGGGCAATGATTCGTTATTTCACTATATGGGTACCTCCACTTTTGCCAACTACACCGTGGTACCTGAAATTTCACTCGCCAAAATTCGCAAAGATGCTCCCTTTGATAAGGTCTGTTTGATTGGCTGTGGAGTCACTACAGGCATCGGAGCTGTGATCAATACAGCCAAAGTAGAGCCGGGGGCCAATGTGGTCGTCTTTGGCTTAGGGGGTATTGGTCTCAACGTAATTCAAGCGGCCCGCTTAGTGGGAGCCAATATGATTGTTGGGGTTGATCTCAATCCCGCCAAGCGGCCTCTAGCCGAGAAATTGGGCATGACTCACTTCGTAAACCCCAAAGAGGTAGAAGGAGATTTAGTCCCCTATTTGGTCGATCTAACCAAAGGCGGTGCTGATTATAGCTTTGAGTGTATTGGCAATGTCGAGGTGATGCGCCAAGCCCTAGAATGCTGCCACAAAGGCTGGGGGGAAAGCATCATTATTGGGGTTGCTGGTGCGGGCCAAGAAATTAGTACCCGCCCCTTCCAGTTAGTCACCGGACGAGTTTGGAAAGGTACAGCATTTGGTGGGGCTAAGGGACGCACGGATGTGCCTAAGATTGTCGATTGGTATATGGATGGCAAGATCGATATCGATTCTTTAGTCACCCACACCATGCCCCTAGAAAAAATCAACGATGCCTTTGACTTAATGCATAAAGGCGAATCTATTCGGAGCGTCATCAATTTCTAA
- a CDS encoding FHA domain-containing protein, with protein MLNASAQLKVIKEGNDINLVFRLTEAPFSIGKDAKNSLVLWGDTILPYHARIIWHVDHYEIYKSSSSVKLLINGHSSLSNPQKLQIGDEIQIGNNRILFDDVPSTSLIEPEAILPGTVVNQTTCDRILQVTTPQGTKNFPLRKETITVGRHSNCDIFIDCPVIAPLHAHLKWGKDETYTITTLDQTNKLFFAGQSIQEKVLKNGDCFSISNQVILSFHQVLPETEAIEKFETLELRDLKQLTFGRDPENTHVLDHPVVSRFHTQIISQDGSWFVEDLHSSNGTFVDGQQIRSQQPLHPGSTIRIGPYQFVFNFDEILVQQNESGNLRLDAVHLTKVAGKHKNNVLLNDISLSILPQEFVAIVGVSGAGKSTLMDALNGLRPATSGSVLVNEQDLYKNFNLYRTELGYVPQDDIIHRELTVNQALDYAARLRLPADVNRAERKQQIQSVITDLELIGKEKLRVRSLSGGQRKRVSMGVELLTKPSLFFLDEATSGLDPGTETSMMKLLRRLADQGRTILLITHATKNVMFCDLVVFLAKGGRIAYLGPPADALSYFGVQDFDEIYAKVENEQTPEAWEHHFRQSKHYQKYIRKRQAGLPAMAKTPKTLKAKPSKPKSNHISAWRQFSILLQRNLTILRQDRASLILMLALSPLLGLLDFVMWKRTMFDTTEGEPGQVFTLLFVTVLTAVMVGSLAMMREIVKEREIYRRERMIGLQILPYVFSKVWLSILIALYQAAIFLLTKMIAVSIPVDGNSFVQMFFTLFLATLGGMIMGLFVSALAPNQSVAPLLTILFLLPQITFSGAIMPLEALGAPGQVLSQITLTRWSYESLISLSGVGQDIADDPCWQLSEAERQDLSDSNKEQCKCLGPAMFESCTFPALRREYDPAVDQPQPAKPVDPGSPPKLTAENQLTYDDLIQDYNKKVDTYRQDLDDWQDQFSDWRKKRGTAISSAELLVGRFHEEVGSAFAIDVGKHWLKLGGIMVGMLSFILVILKQQDVI; from the coding sequence ATGCTCAATGCATCCGCTCAACTTAAAGTCATAAAAGAGGGGAATGATATCAATCTTGTATTTAGACTTACAGAGGCCCCATTCAGTATTGGTAAAGATGCTAAGAATTCACTGGTTCTTTGGGGAGATACTATCCTCCCGTACCATGCCAGAATCATTTGGCACGTCGACCATTATGAAATTTACAAATCATCTTCGAGTGTAAAACTATTAATTAACGGTCATTCTTCACTTTCAAATCCTCAAAAATTACAGATTGGAGATGAAATTCAGATTGGCAATAACAGAATACTATTTGATGATGTACCGTCCACTTCTCTGATTGAACCAGAAGCAATTTTACCCGGTACGGTTGTTAACCAGACGACCTGCGATCGCATTCTCCAAGTCACCACACCCCAAGGAACCAAAAACTTTCCCCTCAGAAAAGAAACCATCACCGTTGGTCGCCATTCGAACTGCGATATTTTTATTGACTGTCCAGTCATCGCTCCACTCCATGCCCATTTAAAGTGGGGCAAGGATGAGACCTATACTATTACGACGCTAGACCAGACGAACAAGCTCTTTTTTGCCGGGCAATCCATACAAGAAAAAGTCTTAAAAAATGGTGATTGCTTTTCGATCAGTAATCAGGTCATCCTTTCCTTTCACCAAGTACTGCCCGAAACGGAAGCTATCGAGAAATTTGAAACTCTAGAACTGCGAGATCTCAAACAGTTGACCTTTGGACGAGATCCAGAGAATACTCACGTGCTTGATCACCCTGTTGTGTCACGGTTTCACACTCAAATTATTTCCCAAGACGGCTCCTGGTTTGTGGAAGACCTGCATTCTTCCAATGGCACATTTGTGGATGGCCAACAAATTCGGAGTCAACAACCGCTACACCCCGGTAGCACGATCCGCATTGGCCCCTATCAATTTGTCTTTAACTTTGATGAAATCCTGGTTCAGCAGAATGAGTCCGGCAACCTTAGACTGGATGCCGTTCATCTAACGAAAGTAGCGGGTAAGCACAAAAATAACGTTCTTTTGAACGATATATCCCTATCCATCCTGCCCCAAGAGTTTGTTGCCATTGTGGGGGTGAGTGGTGCGGGTAAATCGACCCTAATGGACGCCTTAAATGGTCTGCGACCGGCCACCAGTGGCTCAGTGCTCGTCAATGAACAAGACCTCTATAAAAACTTCAATCTTTACCGCACAGAATTGGGCTACGTTCCCCAAGATGACATTATTCACCGGGAATTAACGGTCAATCAAGCCTTAGATTATGCGGCCCGTTTGCGTCTGCCGGCTGATGTGAATCGAGCCGAACGCAAGCAACAAATTCAGTCGGTCATTACAGACTTAGAACTGATCGGGAAAGAAAAGTTACGGGTGCGGTCCTTAAGCGGTGGCCAGCGCAAAAGAGTGTCAATGGGCGTGGAGTTGCTCACAAAGCCCAGCTTATTCTTTCTGGATGAAGCAACATCAGGACTGGATCCGGGTACGGAAACATCCATGATGAAACTGCTCCGACGTCTAGCCGATCAAGGCCGCACCATTCTATTAATTACCCATGCCACCAAAAACGTCATGTTCTGCGACTTAGTGGTTTTTCTGGCGAAAGGGGGGCGTATTGCCTATCTGGGACCACCTGCAGATGCACTATCCTACTTTGGGGTTCAAGACTTTGATGAAATCTATGCCAAGGTCGAAAACGAACAAACACCCGAAGCATGGGAACATCACTTCCGCCAGTCAAAGCACTACCAAAAATACATCAGAAAACGACAGGCTGGACTCCCTGCCATGGCCAAAACACCCAAAACATTGAAGGCCAAACCATCAAAACCTAAGTCCAACCATATTTCAGCTTGGCGACAGTTTTCGATTTTGTTACAGCGAAATCTGACGATTCTACGGCAAGATCGGGCCAGTTTAATCTTGATGCTGGCCTTATCTCCCCTTTTAGGGCTGCTTGACTTTGTGATGTGGAAACGCACCATGTTTGACACCACAGAGGGAGAGCCTGGCCAAGTCTTTACGCTCCTGTTTGTCACGGTGTTGACGGCTGTCATGGTGGGTAGCTTAGCCATGATGCGGGAAATCGTCAAAGAACGAGAAATATACCGACGCGAGCGGATGATTGGGTTGCAAATTTTGCCCTATGTTTTCTCAAAAGTGTGGCTCAGTATTTTAATTGCCCTCTATCAAGCGGCCATTTTCCTGCTGACCAAAATGATCGCTGTCAGTATCCCCGTTGATGGGAACAGCTTTGTGCAGATGTTTTTCACGCTGTTCTTGGCCACGTTGGGGGGCATGATCATGGGTTTATTTGTATCAGCACTGGCTCCAAATCAAAGCGTCGCGCCCTTACTGACGATTTTATTTCTACTCCCTCAAATCACCTTCTCTGGGGCAATTATGCCCCTAGAAGCGCTAGGAGCACCGGGTCAGGTTTTAAGTCAAATTACACTAACGCGCTGGTCTTACGAAAGCTTGATTTCTTTATCAGGTGTTGGTCAAGATATCGCTGATGATCCCTGTTGGCAACTGTCTGAAGCGGAACGCCAAGACTTAAGTGACTCGAACAAAGAGCAGTGTAAATGTCTTGGTCCAGCCATGTTTGAAAGTTGTACCTTTCCAGCATTACGGCGAGAATATGATCCGGCGGTTGACCAACCGCAACCCGCCAAGCCCGTTGATCCAGGCTCTCCCCCCAAGTTGACGGCAGAAAACCAACTGACCTATGACGATTTAATTCAGGATTACAACAAGAAAGTTGATACGTACCGCCAGGACTTAGATGATTGGCAAGATCAGTTTAGCGACTGGCGGAAGAAACGCGGCACCGCTATTTCTTCTGCAGAGCTACTAGTGGGCCGCTTCCATGAAGAAGTGGGATCCGCCTTTGCCATTGATGTTGGCAAACATTGGCTCAAGCTAGGCGGAATTATGGTGGGGATGCTGAGCTTTATCCTCGTGATCCTGAAACAGCAAGATGTCATCTAA
- a CDS encoding TldD/PmbA family protein, which translates to MSDVATIAAIAKEKAQALGIQKFDVCGSTVDEASVQVDQGEPKQVKASKRSSVMVRVWNEANTVGVTTTSEVDELGLELALKTAQEASAFGAKEHVPDFSPEATATLETTQSELVPQAEIATLIDNLVQTEAKLMDAHDAISGVPYNGLAQRDAQRFYLNSEGAMRQEARSSSSVYLYSVTEQEGKRPRSAGAYRVSQGLDQLDIEGCLQETAEKTISHLNYQPVTSGKYRVVLSAEAFLSLLGAFSNLFNARSVLDNRSLSTVESLGTEIASPLLSVADDALHADNVGKTTFDDEGTPTRRIPIIDKGVLTHFLHSSGTAKRLDAQPTGHANLGAKVTVGPHFYHVFAASTPEQTYSLETAENVIFIDDVQALHAGVKALQGSFSLPFDGWLVNKGEKISIESATVAGDFRDLLKSIIYVESEAELTPGGICPRIWVDELSITGE; encoded by the coding sequence GTGTCTGATGTTGCTACCATCGCTGCGATCGCAAAAGAAAAAGCCCAAGCCTTAGGCATTCAAAAGTTTGATGTCTGTGGGTCTACCGTCGATGAAGCCAGCGTCCAAGTCGATCAAGGTGAACCCAAACAGGTGAAAGCCTCCAAGCGCTCTAGCGTGATGGTCCGTGTCTGGAATGAAGCCAATACCGTCGGCGTCACCACCACCAGCGAAGTCGATGAGTTGGGCTTAGAACTCGCCCTTAAAACGGCTCAGGAAGCCAGTGCTTTTGGGGCCAAAGAGCATGTGCCGGACTTTAGTCCAGAAGCCACTGCTACATTAGAAACCACTCAATCTGAACTGGTGCCCCAGGCGGAGATTGCCACCCTGATTGATAACTTGGTGCAGACCGAAGCGAAGTTAATGGACGCCCATGATGCCATTTCAGGCGTTCCTTATAATGGCCTCGCCCAACGGGATGCCCAGCGGTTCTACCTCAACAGCGAAGGGGCCATGCGCCAAGAAGCTCGGTCATCGAGTTCGGTGTATCTCTACAGCGTGACAGAGCAGGAAGGTAAACGTCCCCGTAGTGCTGGCGCATATCGAGTTAGCCAAGGTCTAGATCAGCTCGACATTGAGGGGTGCTTGCAAGAGACGGCAGAGAAAACTATCAGCCACCTTAACTACCAGCCGGTTACCTCTGGCAAATATCGCGTGGTCCTATCTGCCGAAGCGTTTCTGAGTTTGTTAGGTGCCTTCTCTAACCTATTCAATGCCCGAAGCGTACTTGATAATCGCAGCCTATCTACGGTTGAGTCTCTAGGAACGGAAATTGCATCCCCCCTACTTTCCGTTGCCGATGATGCCCTTCATGCTGACAATGTGGGCAAAACCACTTTCGATGATGAAGGAACCCCTACACGACGCATTCCAATTATTGATAAAGGAGTCCTCACTCATTTCCTTCATAGTTCAGGAACGGCTAAGCGTCTTGATGCTCAACCCACGGGTCATGCCAATCTCGGGGCCAAGGTTACCGTAGGCCCTCATTTCTATCATGTATTTGCTGCTAGCACGCCTGAGCAAACCTACAGCTTAGAGACCGCCGAAAATGTCATCTTTATTGATGATGTTCAAGCCCTTCATGCTGGGGTGAAAGCGCTGCAGGGGTCTTTCTCTTTGCCTTTTGATGGTTGGCTCGTCAATAAAGGGGAGAAAATCAGTATCGAATCTGCCACCGTTGCCGGTGATTTTCGAGATCTGCTCAAATCAATTATCTATGTTGAATCTGAGGCAGAGCTTACCCCCGGTGGCATCTGTCCCAGAATCTGGGTGGATGAGTTATCCATTACGGGTGAATAG